The Candidatus Neomarinimicrobiota bacterium DNA window GCCTGCCGCAGACACCCTCAGCATGACCATTACCATCCATAACGTGAGCGGACTCGATGATGCCGGCATTCCTACCGATTTCCGGCTCCATGCACCTTATCCCAATCCCTTTAATCCGTCGGTGACCATTCAACTGGATATTCCGGAACAGAGCTATGGTGTGGTTCGCATTTTTGATGTTCAGGGACGTGAAGTTGCACAGCTTTTTGAGGGGAATTTACAAGCGGGAACGCATGAATGGATCTGGAATGGGGGAAAACTGGCGACGGGGATCTATCTAGTGCGTGTGACGGCCGGGGAGTGGAATGGGTTGAGGAAGATGATTTTGTTGAAATAGTAGGTGGGATGTGGTAGGTGGTAGAAATGGGGATGAGTATGGGGAAAATTGAGCAGTTCACGGATTTGGAGGTTTGGAAGAATGCCCATGCCTTTGTTCTGGAGGTCTATCGGGTGACGGAAGGTTTCCCAAAAACGGAAATGTACGGACTCACGTCCTGGTTCCGGAGCGTGGTGGTGTCCGTTGCGGCCAATATCGCAGAAGGATTCAAAAAACTATGAAACATAAATATCTGTTGACCCTGACCCTGTTTACCACAATTTTGAATGCACAAGTCTGGCTGCCGGGTGATCATAACAGCTGGGCTTTGGACGGAACATCGGAAATGACGTTGAAATCCGGGTTGGGCGGTGACAGTTACTATGGGATAACCCTTTCCACACCAGCTCAGGGCAATCAGTTTAAAATTGCATACAATAGTTGGGACAACACCTGGGCATCAGGATATTGGCTACCGGGAAGCGAGACTACTGATAAGAGCTGGAATATTCCCTGGAACGGAGATAATATGCATCTGGACGGGGATAATTATGCATCCTTGAAATCTTATCTGCATATTTCAGTGCATGATCCGTCCTTACATTTGAATACAAGTATTCCGTTGGGTATGCAGACACTCAGTGCATCGCCTGCCACTATCCTCACCGTGTCACAAGTTGGACAACTCCGGCAGGATGGAAGTTATACAACGGCCCATGCCAGCGATACGGTGTTTATCACGACGGATAAGGTGTTGAGTCCCGAAGAAAAGCTCTATATCCGCTACGGGGTGAACGGTTTTGAGATGGACGGGTTTATCCGGGCGGTTTCAGCAGGGGGGACGGATTATTACGCCATCCTGCCCAATGACGCCGGTCGGGGGGATACGACTCACTACTACGCCCTGACCACAACCCTCAGCTACAGTGAAGGTGGGGACCTTG harbors:
- a CDS encoding four helix bundle protein translates to MSMGKIEQFTDLEVWKNAHAFVLEVYRVTEGFPKTEMYGLTSWFRSVVVSVAANIAEGFKKL
- a CDS encoding T9SS type A sorting domain-containing protein; translation: MKRLRIFLLLCLFTAPAMLWPAADTLSMTITIHNVSGLDDAGIPTDFRLHAPYPNPFNPSVTIQLDIPEQSYGVVRIFDVQGREVAQLFEGNLQAGTHEWIWNGGKLATGIYLVRVTAGEWNGLRKMILLK